From the genome of Bicyclus anynana chromosome 26, ilBicAnyn1.1, whole genome shotgun sequence:
tgccAAAAaattgtgagattgtagtcaagggctaatttgtaaagaataaaaaaaaactctatagTAGTCTATGGTGGGAGCATGTAAGAAACTATCATCTTTTATTGAATGAGGAAAGTGTGGGCATCACAGGCATTTATTCTACTTGGGTCATTTTGGGTCATTTTTTTCGAtaaattcttatattttatcttgtGGTAGACTCTGGTTAGTTACCATTACTACAAACAATCAAAACGTTTTGAAAGTAtgcatttgtaaataaataatgattatttaatagtaatctgtaaatataaaattgattaaaaaaatgcttttttttgtattatttacgttatcaacccatattcggctcactgctgagctcgagagtttcttaaaatgcacgcaactgaaaagttggaggtgcatgccccggaccggattcgaacccacaccctccggaatcggaggcagaggtcgtatccactgtgctatcacggctacataattattatttatttttaactaaacttGTTATAACgtgaggttgtaggaggtaatctctggaactactgaaccaattttaaaaattcttttgccactaGTATTAGGGGTGGcgagaaaagaaactcgaggttcacaaacacaccactttaataacaactcttcgattataatcacaaaaactgagccagcctcatccatgaagccacgtttttatacctttccaacggaataaacaacaagaaccaaatatagtcaaacatcaatcttttatctatacggatattgacataacttcatttatgaattatgtcaatatacgtttttaaatctatttatttattttagtttcgtttcgtatattttagtttaattttaagaacaaagaattactcgtcattatacgtcatggtacctacgtatattgacaacactacagttataaccagattgtaacatataatgtagcatatccgttaatacaaatgccttcttatttaattttctaacattCGGCCTTCCTGACAAttagtttgtcctcaaactatTAGCTTTTCTACCAAATTTACACAAACAAACTATCATTTTGTGTTTTGCCTGGAACCTCTTTAGACAATAGCCACACCTATCGTGTACCCTGCCCGATAACATattcggtcaataggtacccgtatctcgtacccttcccgaaaccatcgtcggtcaataggtacccgtatctcgtacccttcccgaaaccatcgtcggtcaataggtacccgtatctcgtacccttcccgaaaccatcgtcggtcaataggtacccgtatctcgtacccttcccgaaaccaatgtcggtcaataggtacccgtatctcgtacccttcccgaaaccatcgtcggtcaataggtacccgtatctcgtacccttcccgaaaccatcgtcggtcaataggtacccgtatctcgtacccttcccgaaaccatcgtcggtcaataggtacccgtatctcgtacccttcccgaaaccatcgtcggtcaataggtacccgtatctcgtacccttcccgaaaccatcgtcggtcaataggtacccgtatctcgtacccttcccgaaaccatcgtcggtcaataggtacccgtatctcgtacccttcccgaaaccatcgtcggtcaataggtacccgtatctcgtacccttcccgaaaccatcgtcggtcaataggtacccgtatctcgtacccttcccgaaaccatcgtcggtcaataggtgcccgtatctcgtacccttcccgaaaccatcgtcggtcaataggtacccgtatctcgtacccttcccgaaaccatcgtcggtcaataggtacccgtatctcgtacccttcccgaaaccattgtcggtcaataggcacctctatcttttaccctgcccgataacatcgtcggtcaataggcaccTCTATCTTTTACCCTGCCTGATAAAATCTTCGGTCAATTGGCACTCACATCTCGCAATTACtcaattcaaaatattgaaattattattttattattcaataataaacaaacaataaaaaaaatccaaataataaTCCAATAATATTAGTCTCAATAatatatgatgataattatccatataattaattattcacaagAATATTTATGGcgaataatcaataattttatctaCTATTACTTTCTAATCACTAttttcactaatttacattgcaATCCAAacaatagtacctactttattcaAACAAATCAACTATTTCTAGTTTTGTCTATTATCATGTTCAGTCAAAGAACAGACCTATTTAGCACCCTGCCCGATAACATcttcggtcaataggcactcTTAACATCTGCAGTCAAAAAAACAGACCTATCTAGCACCCTGCCCGATAACATcttcggtcaataggcactcTTATCATCTTCAGTCAAAGAACAGACCTATCTAGTACCCTGCCCGGTaacatcgtcggtcaataggcactCGTATCTCTCAATTgttatattcaattaaaaatatttaaattataatccatCACATCCACATGTTAATTAtccatatattaataataattcatccacaacaatactactacttttaattcattatttttactatcGCCATCATTGATAATGAGTGTACTAATATCCATGGTTTTATCTGATCAACCGTCCATAAATTACAAGACTTCTCAAGCGCTGTGCTGCTTATTTAGCACCGCCTCTTAtgcatataataaatttatcttttCTGGAAGGTGTGTTTCCAGAAAAGCCTAAGTTGTCAATTGTAAAGCCAgtatacaaaacaataaaatacaataaataaaaatgataaaaactaCCGGCAATAAAAGTGATAAAAACTACCGTCGTAATTCGTCCTATAACTCTAATACCAGTTctctcgttttatttttaaaatattgcacaAATGAACTATTCAGTTTTATTTCACACTGAAATATACTAATAGATGATCAATTTGGCTTTAGGAAGAATTGTTGTACTACACTAGCCTGCTATAATCTTAACAAAGTTATTACAGAGAACCTTAAtgcaaaattgtctgtagtaTGTATCTTTCTTGATACTAGATCATTTGATCTAGTTTCTCATAAAACACTTCTAGATAATTTGAAAAGTATGGAATTAGAAGAAAATGTTTACGGTGAGTTTAGAAAGGCAATTTTCTGTTAACTAAACTCCCTGTTAGCCATAAGAATGCaatgtgttgaaattttaaattgtaattgtcgTTGTAATACATAtcgatcaaattttaaaattcaaaatccatatGGTGTCCTTTAAGGTAGCTaggtcctttattatttattttgtatataaatgaccTCCCGAATGGAATCAAGCTCAAATGCATTATGTATGCCGATGATACAACTATTTTCATTACTGGCAAGGATAGATCAACTGTTGAGTATGGATGTAACGACGCTTTATCTAAAGTTATCAAGCAGAAatcgaaatttatttaatatatgccATATAACCATGTAttctcaaatttcaaaattcgttaTAAATGGTCTTCTTTAAATGAAGTAGAAACTACAACTTTCTTAGGGATAATAACTGACAAATATTGCAATTGGAAGTCCCACACAGAACAATTATGCGCCAAGTTGGACAGGTTTGTATTTGTTCTTAGATGATTATATCAAACCAACAGTTATAAAACAGTATTGTTGGCATATAATGGATATGTTTCTTCATTACTAAGGTATGGAATCGTCTTATGGGGAAACTTCGTACTTATAAACACTATGTCCGTTAAGCAACAGGCTTATTTGGGGACCTTATGTGGCTTGCATACGCCTGACTCATGTAGACCTTTGTTTAAAAGGTCTAAAGTTCTTCCTCtacctttattaaatttagtagttaaaaaaatgttctaaatattttaaaacttacaatGAGTTAAGTGATGCCAGGCGCAGAAGAaaagataagctaataatgccACCAAAAAGGCTCGATATGTTCGCTAAGAGTGTACATtgtagtgcaatttcaatatataacaaactaccagatatctataagattgacaatataaatagttttagaatatggtttctaaaatgcttataGATACTTTTGATAATTATTCTTACATATTTAACAGTTGATATGTTCATAATTTGAACgcattttaacatattattggtaatgaatatttgacattgcactaaatttgactttaatattattttattttattagtcacagtaattttaaattagattaGTATTGGTCATAGAATCATAAAATGACAAATTGTATGAGCTAttacgttttcttttttttttagtttgaataaaaattaggatTAGGACGACGACATCAACGACGGAAATAGTATAGACTGCATGGACGTTTTATAAAAATGGTGCACGAAATTTCTTCCCAATGCTTATTTGGGAGGAACCGTTCAATCAAAAAGAATAGGTTGTGTCACAGCGCTTCAAATTAAACAATTGCcgggttgtatttttttttagtacatgctgtattttattaattgttcataaataaatttcttaaaatttcgctataaatatcaatttattcaaagaaCCAGGGCCGTATTAAGAATATATTTCTATACTGAGTTTTCcttacattgtattttatttcataaaaaaaaacatttatataaaacctcGATGAAAAGGAAATAAACTTAGATGCGTTTTTgatgtgtaaaatatatattaacaatatggCATTACAACTTGTAAGGTCAAAATATCCAGcagtgattataataatatttagagtatttaatttcttcgacTGTCAGTTGCTTTGATATATTTACGACATTTTGCGTATTTCGTATGGTATTGTTTGAtacaagtaggtaattaaattaatggttTACAGTTCAATACTTTACAAACATATTCTCATTTTACgattaccaaattaaataattacaagagAAAAGTGGATACGCCTTGTTCAATTAGAATGAAATGTTGCACCGAATGATGCAATAAAAACCCCATAAAAGCTCCAAAGTTTGCTCCGCACACTTTGTCAATGACACATTTAATAACAAAAGgtatatgcttttttttttaaaacaaggattttatttttgtaaaatatcaaaGACCGGCCCTGGTATCATGTATCACGCCGAGACGAAATCTACCACCCTCGGGTTAAGTCGTATATTTTCGCGTAATCTTCCGTGGATCGAGCGACTGACCATCGAGTCGGGTACaaagtctatttaaaattttcataagtGGAATCACTATTGGCAGAAAGTATCAGCGTCTTAATTATATCATATGCTATCTTTGTAAACCtactttctgatgaataaataaattatcattattattatatttgacctTGGTATActagatgaataaataaattatcattattattatatttgacctTAGTATACTAGATGAAGATTATCATTTCtcataatttagttattttatccAGCTGGCATTCGTTTcctgctttttagtttttttttttttttactaaattctcTACAGAGTGATTAGTGGGTAAAATGTTATTTGGTGAAGGTTTCAAAATCTTGGATGTAAAAGTTGTCCCtctgtatttacaaatttaataattgctgtattttttttttattttattattatgtattttggtgTTAGCAAACAAATAACATCAAAAACAACCACTAAATTCTCTTTGAAGTAGTGATTATTACCAacatgaaggaaaaacactcgttttttattttcttttttttttttaatcggtacatctttgcccgGTTTATCCAAAACGATTTTATATAagctattttagatatttagattttatatagCTAAAAATCACCATGTTTTAAAAGGTACGATTTTTCACTTATTCCCGATTATATCCATACTCAGCCATGTTTTTcaacataattaaatttttaatatctcgTTGGATAGCTAATAAGCCACACTTGTTTTTAAACTGCTATGCAGATAAAGTtgctaggtattttttttaaataaacttgcatTTAGTCATGGGATAAATACGtaagtttcatttttaaatcCTGTTTGAAGTAGAGTAATTAATTCGGTTAATTTTTGCTCTTGATTTTACGACTTATTTGTTGGATCAAATTCcgttataatattttgtcataatgtaatgtaaatattaacacTTGCCGCGTCGTTCTTCGCTATGGCCGTCTGGCTCGTAGTTGCATTTCTTTTGATTAACCGGCTGCAACTTTGGCTGGGCGCCCGGCTGCGATGCTGTTTGAACACTCGGCTGTGACGCCGGCTGGGATGCCGGCTGCCCGCCCGGCTGTGATGCCAGCtgggacgccggctgaacgcccggctgtgtcgccggctgcgacgccggctgggacgccggctgaactcccggctgcgacgccggctgaactcccggctgcgacgccggctgaactcccggctgcgacgccggctgaacgcccgacTGTGTCGCCAGCTGCGACGCTGGCtgggacgccggctgaacgcccggctgaacgcccggcttcgacgccggctgaacgTCCGGCTGAACGCACGGCttcgacgccggctgaacgcccggcttcgacgccggctgaacgcccggcttaGACGCCGGCCGAACGCCTGGCTGTGTCGCCGGCTGGACGTCGGCTGAACACCCGGCTTCGACGCcagctgaacgcccggcttcgacgccagctgaacgcccggcttcgaCTCCTGGCttcgacgccggctgaacgcccggcttcgaCTCCTGGCttcgacgccggctgaacgcccggctttGACGCCGGCTGAATGCATGGCAGCGACGCCGGCTGCGACGCCGGCTAGGCTCCTGTTGAGCTCTCGGCTGCGGCGCCAGCAGAGCGCCCGGCTGGACGGAGCTACATCCTCGCTTGCGCGTTGAGTTGTTAGTCCAACTTTGTTTGGTTTGCCGAGTGCCTCAAtttttaaagctaaaaataGAAATTGTGGAGGGCAGAAAAAGTATTCATCGAATAAAGAATCATTTCAGATCATACTGTTTTGTTGATTATTGATtacgattacaaaaattaattatcaagcgTAACAGATTTAATccaatattattaagtacacatttataataagaTAAGAGACACATTTATAAAAAGGTGTGGGTAAGTATAAAAACCAAATCGTTAAACCAACAACACTTTTGTTGGTAAACCACTCCTAGAAATTGTATTctaacgtaaataataaataagtcacgaatttaaaaaaaaaaattaaatgaaagccatttcacaaatatacaaatataaaaaccagaTGTCACCTGCGGTCAATTTACAGCGTTCAGCATACCCCGCTTCTGATATTAGGGGTGGcgagaaaagaaactcgaggttcacaaacacaccactttaataacaactcttcgattataatcacaaaaactgagccagcctcatccatgaagccacgtttttatacctttccaacggaataaacaacaagaaccaaatatagtcaaacatcaatcttttatctatacggatattgacataacttcatttatgaattatgtcaatatacgtttttaaatctatttatttattttagtttagtttcgtatattttagtttaattttaagaacaaagaattactcgtcattatacgtcatggtacctacgtatattgacaacactacagttataaccagattgtaacatataatgtagcatatccgttaatacaaatgccttcttatttaattttctaacactAGACAGCCACGTCTTTCgaaatttccattccaaaggaGATTGACGAtatcaggtccactcttgtaccccgtatcattaaaatttaaaatctacaaggaatttattaaaatctaaataagtgaataaatctatctcaataaaaagaaataaataaaattaaaacccaagtttttgtattaaagatgGCGCCcgtaaagcaactatgacatgaaaTTTTACAGCAATCGTCAAATTGAAAACGTCATCGATCCGCCAATTACCCGTAATagtgcatttcttgggagagaaagaatattatttcgaaagaattaaagtaaattcgtagatttgtatattcGGAAATAgtgaacattttattttcttttatttccgccagggtacattgactgatcctgggctccatacaattttgtacCATCtcttttataattgtgtgtaatctaaggacacaggatatatttatttatgttaaatattttcgactagctgacgccgcgcagtttcacccgcgtggttttcgttcccgtagaaatacggggataaatataccctatagccttcctcgataaatgggctatctaacactgaaagaatttttcaaatcggaccagcagttcctgagattagcgcgttcaatcaaacaaactcttcagctttataatattagtatagatgtgtccCCCTCAAtaaataacagacaatttttttgATGAATTTAAGCGCGATACGAGTCCATAGTTAATTTCTCTgaggctgatgataatgatgaataaaacaagaagaaataagtaaaaatttaattacaattatttatatcaaGTGTACTTATAAGTTACAAATAATAGGGTAAGTGTTCCAATTAGCAGGTGCTGGGCTTGGTCGGTGATATGCGGCAGATGACGGCCTTCAGGTTGGTCTGAGACTCGTCTTGGAGTGCTTGGTCGAATTTctgaaacaatttatttaatttactttaaaaatcggtcaagtgcgagtTGACTCGAGAACGAAAGGTCTACcatctaaatctatacttattgtagtgtttgtgtatatatacaccggtagtggggcaAGGCAGGCAGTCTatcgctggcatcgagaggagccGGACGTGTgccgctggccattatagtgtataacagtgtagtggtgagacggtgacttactgctattacagtaaggacaaagGACCTTACACTTATAACAGAACaacaggtcaaattctatacatataGAAGATATAATGTAAACTCTATAAAACGACACTTAAGGGACTGGGGTTTTTTTATAGAGAGTCTTTTCTAACGTCACGTTTGAGTCATTGATAAAACTTTTTCGTCAATACATataatacacaaatattttcgttTACTTACTCCGatactgaatatttatttattttttttaaagaagaacAGAAGaagataattggtctgagattgttAAGGATGATGATGCTACTTGACATTGGCTAATCTGTGTAAAACCAAAGACAAGATAAAATATACCTCGTTGATGACAACCGTTGGCACGAAGTTCAACGGGCGCTGGACGGTGTCGGTCTTGTCCCCGTAGGACGCCAGCAGCGAGTCGCCTTGCTCGCCGCCGGCGCAGCGCTTCAGCTTGTCCGACTCGCCTTGCCGCTTCACTTGCTCCAAGCACTGCGAGGGAGCACGTTACATTACAGATACGGTAgattttgaaggcctccgtggcgcagtggtgtgcgcggtggatttacaggtcctgggttcgatccccggctgggccgctttgattcttaattggtccatgtctgacTGTTGgacgctagttaccaccctactgaaaaagacgtaccggcaagcgatttagcgttccggtacgatgtcgtgtagaaagcgaaaaaggtgtggattttcatcctcctcctaactattgttttgttaattgatggattccttgtgctgtgagtagatcaacaattaatgttggctgaaataactttttgccTTTTTGTCATCCACTCACAACAGACTCTCTCACAACACTCTCGACAGAAGTgttaacttaaacctgctgccgtaggTATGTGCGatagaaagggaagccagacaggcACTGTAACGTTACGTtatgttacgttacgttacgaagttATTATCACTTTAAAATGACGACTTGTAGTTACCGTGTCGAGCGACTTGTCGGGCTGCGCTTGTCCCATGAGGCAGATGACCAGCTCCATCTTCTCCGTGTCCTGGAGGCTGCGGTCCTTCAGGATGCACGACTGGATCTACAACACAGACAACTCTTAcatactatcctactaatattataaacgcgaaagtttgtatggatgtttggatgtttgttactctttaacgccgctactactgaagcgatttggctaaaatttggaatagaaatggattttactctggattaacacataggctactttttatcccaattaaatctatggtttccagagatttgcgaaaactgatgattttgatgatatgaatgtttgttactcttttacgcctcgactactgaaccgaattagctgaaatttggtatcgagatatattatagcatgggttcacacataggctactttttcccggaaaaatccatggttcctgagggatttgtgaaaaactaaattccacgtggacgaagtcgcggtagTACTAAAATAATACATCAAGGAGCCAGTCAGAACACCTGCTCAGGCAAAAAACGTCAGCTCGACCTGATTTTGCAATATTAGGCATTTTCACGTTGCTATgcctattaattttaatgtagcACTAGCAATATACGTGGCAAgagcaaagagtaaattaatttatagagAAAAGAGTCCATTGTAACTTGCCTTACCCCAATAGCCTTCTAAGCAAATATCACAGACTAAAAAAACCATCAAAGACAGTAACAGTGATGGATCCAGAAGTTTTTAATAGGATCCTAGGTCCTAGGTCCTTTTAGgataaatgtacctacctaataggtAAATGGTAAAACGCCAAATTAAACGTAATTACAGATGTTGATATTGAAGTGGTGATAGGGTTCAAACTGTTCATGATTAGAGTACAGTATTCAACTATAGTGGTAGAACcactaaaactttttttaaatataagaaaCCTAAGACGCTTGTATTTCCTTATTCTTGatgatataggtacctatgcTATCATAAAACAGACACAACAAgtattattatcttaaaatgTCTGATTTACAAACATCCAAGTTGTGTAAAACTTAAACGTTCATCATTTGGTGCCACTACCCTAGTCTATTAATACTAAGAGTTACTCAAGAGTACCGTCCATTTGGAAAtcagtgtttcacaaatcctgcgggaaccatggatttttgtcAT
Proteins encoded in this window:
- the LOC112045707 gene encoding GILT-like protein 1 isoform X1, translated to MFSVRRFIISVLGFIYKNKMKSLVLLCVFACLCTAIAKSKRDDKVKIAIYYESLCPDSKKLITTQLAPVWRDFRGLVKVKLVPYGKSTHDKVNGKWQFTCHHGPDECYGNKIQSCILKDRSLQDTEKMELVICLMGQAQPDKSLDTCLEQVKRQGESDKLKRCAGGEQGDSLLASYGDKTDTVQRPLNFVPTVVINEKFDQALQDESQTNLKAVICRISPTKPSTC
- the LOC112045707 gene encoding GILT-like protein 1 isoform X2 — its product is MKSLVLLCVFACLCTAIAKSKRDDKVKIAIYYESLCPDSKKLITTQLAPVWRDFRGLVKVKLVPYGKSTHDKVNGKWQFTCHHGPDECYGNKIQSCILKDRSLQDTEKMELVICLMGQAQPDKSLDTCLEQVKRQGESDKLKRCAGGEQGDSLLASYGDKTDTVQRPLNFVPTVVINEKFDQALQDESQTNLKAVICRISPTKPSTC